GTGGCCTGATGGGGAAGAGGTGCTGGGCCCAGAGTGCGGGCCCCAGGCCTgggagggaagcagaagggaCTGGGGCAAAGGCCTGACACGGAGGAGATGCTGGAACGAGTGGGTCAGCGATAATGTGTATGTGGAGAATGATCTGGATTCTTGTACATATGAATACTGGTAGGTGCCAGGCTCTGGATTCTCTACTTCCTGGGAGAGCCCGGAACGGGTGTGAGCACAGGAGGGAGGCAGACTCGCACGAGGACAGCTGACTGATTGCAGAGAGGTCGGGGTTCCAGGCAAGCTGTGGCCAACCCAGGTGGTCCCTACAAGCTGCAGAGAGCTGATTGTTCTTCCTTTCAGGATAAGGTCCTTCTCTGCCCATTGCGGTTTGTCTTACCCTGGTCCCCAGGAAGGACAAAGGGTTTCAGGTCCCTGGGCCTGTGTCAGATGGGACAGGTTGGGATCTGAAGGGGGCTGCCCTGAGGGGCCTCTGCCCCCTGGTCAGGGCTCTGCAAGAGAGTGACCCAAGAAGGACATTCTGGGGCTCTCGGGGACCGGCTAGGAAAGACCTGTCTTGGTGGCAGGCACAGCAGAGCTCACCAGACCATCATCAGCTCCCCCACATTTTCTCGTCCCGGGCAGTTAGCCAGGCCGGGTGACAGTGTGGCCGACAAGACTGAGCAGAGACCCCGCTACTTCTGGATTAGAGAGACACCCCCCGGGGTGACTGCACTGTCTGCGTCCCTGCTGTGGCCCCGAGGGGCACCTACCAGGGCGTGGAGCCTCCCCCAATGTGACAGGCCCTCCCTCAGTCTGGGGGCCTCCCCTGGTCAGACCCTGAGCTCCTGGATGTGTGGGTGACAGCAGCCCAGCCTCACTGAGCTGACTGCGGGCCTGCCcagaaggggggcagggagccacTTCCGTCAGCGCCTCAGCGGTCACCTGTTGTGGGCAACCTGCCGTCCCCTGGGCACCTGGACTCGCACCGGGTGTGGGTTCCCAGCTTCTACGGGTCAGAACCCAGGGGGCTCGGCGGGGTCCACAGGCCCAGCGACTCTGGGACGGACATTAagctctgggctggggctgcagggagctCAGGGGTCACCCGGGAGGCTATGCGTCCAGGCTCCCACGGGTGCTTGCTGACGGGGTGCACTTCCTGTGGCAGCTGGACGGAGGCCTCACCCCTccctggctgttggccagaggctgCTCTCCGTCCCTCCCCATGGGGGCCTCCCCACAGGGCCACCCACAACACGGCCGCCAGCGTCGTCACAGCGAGCAGGACACAGAGTGACAGCAAGACGGTGTCACCCTCGTGTAGGACCTGCTGTCCCTGAGGGCCGTCCATCACGTGAGCGGCACGCTGCTCCTTAGAGGCCAGTCCCCGGGGCGGCCCCCACTCCAGGGGCAGAGCTTGCCCGGCCTGCAGGCAGGAGGGTCTCTGCAGCCCCGTGACAGGCTGCCTACTGCACTAATGCACTCGGGATGGACCGAAAACATGCTCGTGCTTTTGCTCCGACCTCTCCTGACGTTCCTGCTCTCGCTGTGGGGGGTCAGGGCACCGCAGGTCAGCAAGTCCGCGGGACCTGTTCAAGGGGACGGTCCCCTGGGACCGGGAGGGATCCCAGCCTCGCCCCCCATTCACGGCTCTCTCCCGCCGTCCAAGAGTCCGGGGAGTATACGGGGCGGATCTCATGAAGCAGATGGTTCTGGGGGTTCCTCCTTTATTCCTAACAAAAACCTCTCACATTTCCTGTGTCCTGTGCCCTAGGCATCTGCGGCGCTCTGACCCAGAGCTCTGGAGTCCGTGGTTCCGGAGTGGGGGATTCTGGAATCCCTGTTTCTCTGAAGCGGATGCAAGGAGATTCCGTGACATTTCATGTGATCAGAAAACCAGAATTACCCCCAGCAGTCGAGCTGGAGAAGATTTCATGGGGCAATGCATCCGGGTCAAACTACATAGTTATGCTGAATGTCCTTCCTGGGAGGAATGTTCCAGAATGGCTCAACTTCCAGGACAAGTTTGAGAAGAGGGTCCATGTGCCCAACACAACGACCCTGAGGATTGATAACCTGACCCTTGAGGACAGCGGGCTGTACCGGGCTCGAGTCAGCTACAGTAACGGAACAGAAAGTGACCAGGATTTCCATCTGATGGTCTACGGTAtgtggcagcccctcccccagccccatagcTGACCTCCGTCCTCTGTCCCTAGAGTGTACACACGCGCAATGGCAGGATCCCTTCCAGACCGTAGCCTTCAGACTCGATCTTCTCCCCTGGAACTAGATGCCGTGTCTTCAACACAAACGCAGGCAGAGCTGAGGTTCTCACTGGGGATGAATCACTTCTGTGCCTCAGGAGGGGAACACGGAACAGGGGGGAAATGGGGACTTGGCCATAACACTCACTGTCCCCATAGCACTCAGGGTGCTCAGTGTGACTGTCAGCTGTCTAGTGCTGCTGTAACAGGTGACTGACCCACAGGGGCTGACCACACCACCACCTGAGGGTCctcctgggctgcagggcaggACACAGACCCCAGAGCCTCGGCCATGAGGTCCAGGTGTCGGGAGGGCTGCGCTCctctctggaggctccagggtgAATCCATTTCTGCTCCTGTCCCTCCTTCTAGTGGTGCCCGCAccccttggctcatggcccttcctcccccttcacaGCCGGCACTGGAGGGATGAGTCCCTCTGGACCTgcgcccctccctcctcctctcctgctttcttcCACTTGCGAGGACCTGTGATCACACGGGGCCCATCTGGGAATCCAGACCTTCTCTGGTTTAGGGTCAGCTGGTtagcagcctcagtttccctttgtCATGGAACCTAAGACACCTGCAGGTTCTGAGCGTCAGCACATGGCCATGGTTGGGGACACTCGTCACCTAGCAGGATGTGGAAGCCCACGTGTGGTTCTCCCCGCCCCGTCCCCTGTCCTTCTCAGCACCGGCCCGAGGCAGCTCACTCAGACTCACGGGTCCGGCTCTAACCCTCCACAGACGTAGGAGACGTTCACAGGTCAGCCCTTCCTCAGAAGCTCAGGGAGcagctctctctccctgcactccCCCCTGCGCAGGGAGACGTCCTGCTCCAGAGAGAGTGGCCTGTGCAGCTCAGGTCTGCGAGATTCCCCAGACTGACTGTCGGTCTGTCCCTTCTGTTCCTGTGTAGACCCCAAGTTCAGTGcatgttccagccacactggtggTGGCCAATCATAGAGGCACCAATGTGTCCTGCATCAGAGTCTCTCCCGGGGGGAGCCCACGGTCCACATCCGGGCTCCCGGAGCTGGCCAATGACCATCTGCTCCATGGGCTGTTGGGCGCCTGGCACCATCCGAGCTGGAGAAGGAGGACTGGGGCCTGGACAAGGACAAATCCAGTCCCAGATTCTCCTGCTTCTAGGGGACGCCCATTTCTTACAATTAATGGGGTATTAGGTAGGTGACTccagcatttattttctcaaggGAGATTTTTAAGAGTTACTCAGTCTAGGGAATCACATAGAGCTGAACTCAGTGTCTTCCACTCCTTTTTGGCACTTGCTGTATATTTGGGTCAGTTCTGagttatctgtaaaatgcaggcACCATCCTTCGGGGAAGGAAGCCAGAGCATCAGGGAGAATCTGCAGGAGAAAGCAGGAGCTGTGATGTTCTCCACTCACGTGAGCCTCTGTCCTCTTGTCTCTCCCGCCACAGAGCCCGTGCCCCTTCCTCAGATCCGGGCCATGGTTCCGTCCCTCACACCAGGCTGGTGCAATGTCACCGTGGAGTGTGACTCCATGGGAACCAGGGAGGGCCTGACCGTGTCCTGGGAGAGCGAGGGCCTCCCCAGGGAGTTGGAGCAGAGACCGGTCCCAGGACCAGCCCCCAACCCCTGGACCCTGGCTGTGAGCCTGCCCCTGAGCCAGCCCAACGCCAGCCTCACCTGTGTGGTCAGCAGCCAGGTGGACCAGAACACTGCTTCCCAGGACCTTCGAGACATCTGTGGCCATGGTGAGTGCAtcctgccagaggggaggggctctCTCCGAGCTCAGGGAGCCCTGGGTGACAGTTCCTGGCTCCTGTCCCTCCCATATTTATGGCACCTGCTACCTGGTCACCCCatccaggactctgggaggcACATCCAACTTGCTTCTGTCCTTCGGTGTCCCTCCCCTGCagctctcctcccctcacccctgcggGTCCAGGCAGCACCAGCAGT
This Ailuropoda melanoleuca isolate Jingjing unplaced genomic scaffold, ASM200744v2 unplaced-scaffold11232, whole genome shotgun sequence DNA region includes the following protein-coding sequences:
- the LOC117797686 gene encoding uncharacterized protein LOC117797686 isoform X1 — protein: MDRKHARAFAPTSPDVPALAVGGQGTAGICGALTQSSGVRGSGVGDSGIPVSLKRMQGDSVTFHVIRKPELPPAVELEKISWGNASGSNYIVMLNVLPGRNVPEWLNFQDKFEKRVHVPNTTTLRIDNLTLEDSGLYRARVSYSNGTESDQDFHLMVYEPVPLPQIRAMVPSLTPGWCNVTVECDSMGTREGLTVSWESEGLPRELEQRPVPGPAPNPWTLAVSLPLSQPNASLTCVVSSQVDQNTASQDLRDICGHGECILPEGRGSLRAQGALGDSSWLLSLPYLWHLLPGHPIQDSGRHIQLASVLRCPSPAALLPSPLRVQAAPAVTSPALIHHPVCV
- the LOC117797686 gene encoding uncharacterized protein LOC117797686 isoform X2 — its product is MGTCSEDPHLGGTSWLLGFTSLLLSICGALTQSSGVRGSGVGDSGIPVSLKRMQGDSVTFHVIRKPELPPAVELEKISWGNASGSNYIVMLNVLPGRNVPEWLNFQDKFEKRVHVPNTTTLRIDNLTLEDSGLYRARVSYSNGTESDQDFHLMVYEPVPLPQIRAMVPSLTPGWCNVTVECDSMGTREGLTVSWESEGLPRELEQRPVPGPAPNPWTLAVSLPLSQPNASLTCVVSSQVDQNTASQDLRDICGHGECILPEGRGSLRAQGALGDSSWLLSLPYLWHLLPGHPIQDSGRHIQLASVLRCPSPAALLPSPLRVQAAPAVTSPALIHHPVCV